The Bacillota bacterium LX-D region TTCGATAACAATAGATAAGCATTTTCCTGAAACAGAGTGGGGATATTCAGCTATATCTACTACAGTACCCGAAATGGATGCATGAACAGGACTAGAAACAAATGCATCACTTGAAGCAATCAGCTGTCCTTTTTTAACTACATCACCTTTCTTAACAACCGGCGTACAAGGTGCGCCGATATGTTGGCTTACAGGGATGATAACCTTCTTGGGCAGCGGCGCTACTTCAATCGGTTTGCTAGCTGAATAGCTTTTTCGGTCGTTAGGGTGTACACCACCTCGAAAACTATTGGGCATATTTTCACACCTCTCCTCATTTAAATTTAAAAACAGCGGTTCGTCCTAAATAAAACGGATAACATGGCAAACTTTAGGGCAAAATACGGGTAATGACAGGTTGCATCTTATTATTGTCTTGGACATTTTTATCAAAAATTTTGATATAAATTATTGACAGAGCAAAAGTTAGCAACCCACCACCAACTTGGAAGTATATTGCCGGATGGTTCAATTTATTGGCCAGCCAGCCGCCGGCTATAACTCCTAAAAACATAGCAATCAGCGGCAAAATATACACAATAAACGCAGCCTTTAACATATTGGTTTCTTTAATTTCAAAAGCAATACGTTGACCCGGCTTCGCTCCAACCGGATTTTGTGCATCTAAAAGCATTGCCGTATTACCGGGACATGCACCGCAATTTTCACAATCATTATGCCTAGTGGCTCTAATCTTAGCTAAATTGCCTTCAATAGCAACAACAACGCCTTCTTTTTCTGATTTCATACTTCAACCCTGCTTTCTACAGACACATCTAATAATATTACTTTATTAACTAGTAAATTCGTTATTGTATTATAGCAAATTTTAAGAAAAGCCTTTTTGTCGATTAGGACAGTAATTAGCAAGAATATGTCTAATTTGCAATATAATGTCGTGTTTTTTATTTTTTGTGCCTGTTAATATTTTTCAAGCTGATCTAAAATCAAGAATTCTTTCCTCGGTTACGATAAATTGCATCTGTTTGTCATGGCTTTCAGGAAAAACTCGCTGAACAATTTGCAGCTCAAAAGCTAAAGCAAGAATAGTAGTATCTGTCCTAAGTTGAGGAATAAAGCGATCGTAGTAACCAGCCCC contains the following coding sequences:
- a CDS encoding SoxR reducing system RseC family protein, encoding MKSEKEGVVVAIEGNLAKIRATRHNDCENCGACPGNTAMLLDAQNPVGAKPGQRIAFEIKETNMLKAAFIVYILPLIAMFLGVIAGGWLANKLNHPAIYFQVGGGLLTFALSIIYIKIFDKNVQDNNKMQPVITRILP